The Candidatus Dormiibacterota bacterium genomic sequence CGCTTCGCCACCTGGTGCGCCCTCGCCGAGGTGCACGGGCCACGGTTCCAGGAGTGGCCGGAGGAGCTGCGCCGCCCCGGCACCGCGGCGGTCGCCCGCTTCCGCGAGCAACGGCGCCGCCGCGTCGACCACCACGCCTGGCTGCAGTGGCTGCTCGACCGCCAGCTGGCCACGGCCAGCGCGCCGCTGGCGGTGATGCACGACCTCGCCATCGGCGTCGACCCCGGCGGCGCCGACGCCTGGAGCTGGCAGGAGATCGTCGCCCCCGGGGTGCGGGTCGGCGCCCCGCCCGACGAGTTCAACACCGCCGGCCAGGACTGGGGTCTCCCCCCCTTCCACCCCTGGCGGCTGCGCCGGGCCGGCTACGAGCCCTTCGCCGCCACCATCCGCGCCGCCATGCGCCACGCCGGAGCGCTGCGCGTCGACCACGTCATGGGGCTGTTCCGCCTGTACTGGATCCCCGCCGGACGCGGGCCGGCCGAGGGCGCCTACGTCCGCTACCCGCACGGCGAGCTGCTCGACGTCCTCGCCCTGGAGAGCGCCCGCGCCGGCGCCTACGTCTGCGGCGAGGACCTCGGCACCGTCGAGGGCGTGGTGCGCACCGAGATGGCGGCGCGGCGGATGCTGTCGTACCGGCTGCTCTGGTTCGAGACCGAGCCGCCGCAGCGCTACCCCCGCCGGGCGCTCAGCGCGATCACCACCCACGACCTCCCCACCGTGGCCGGGATGTGGACCTGCTCCGACCTCGACGACCAGCGCGCCGCCGGGGTCGAGCCGAACGTCGCCTCCACCGCGGCGATCCGCGAGCGCATCGTCGCGTTCACCCGGCTGCCCGGCGACGCCCCCGTCGACACCGTGGTCGAGGCGCTCCACGCCCGGCTCGCCCGGGCCCCCTCGGCGGTGGTGACCGCCACCCTCGACGACTGCCTGGCGGTGCCGGAGCGGCCCAACATGCCCG encodes the following:
- the malQ gene encoding 4-alpha-glucanotransferase codes for the protein MTEASPDPAAWGVLTGYHDATGGWRTASPDTLAAVLEALGADRQRPEADAAVMVVRAGRRPRLEAPATVLLEDGTDLGVARGRLPAGLPLGYHRLVREDGSETRLIVSPGRCHLPPALRTWGWAVQLYGLRSAASWGIGDLADLAELGRRSAAEMGAGMLLVNPLHAAAPTIPQQPSPYFPSSRLYRNPLYLRIEDVPGATRLGARLEALAIAGRELDERRLIDRDAVFRLKSEALEAIWDEVDGDPELDAYRAAEGEQLERFATWCALAEVHGPRFQEWPEELRRPGTAAVARFREQRRRRVDHHAWLQWLLDRQLATASAPLAVMHDLAIGVDPGGADAWSWQEIVAPGVRVGAPPDEFNTAGQDWGLPPFHPWRLRRAGYEPFAATIRAAMRHAGALRVDHVMGLFRLYWIPAGRGPAEGAYVRYPHGELLDVLALESARAGAYVCGEDLGTVEGVVRTEMAARRMLSYRLLWFETEPPQRYPRRALSAITTHDLPTVAGMWTCSDLDDQRAAGVEPNVASTAAIRERIVAFTRLPGDAPVDTVVEALHARLARAPSAVVTATLDDCLAVPERPNMPATTDTWPNWSLALPVPLEQALDDPRTRRVAGLLSRRRSGSPGRSRSAAPAHPGDAP